Proteins found in one Salvia splendens isolate huo1 chromosome 10, SspV2, whole genome shotgun sequence genomic segment:
- the LOC121750242 gene encoding uncharacterized protein LOC121750242 isoform X1: MLRVSMATPLLMPRLGNCGRYSFDGRGGCWNGYGKEKMRTTGNAAAKKTRLSVSPLASSALAESRHSTAANFYKEVLEAARDKFTREISFQSKDEDISLAKALLYVAAEDEAFLAFNREIDICSAHNERRDTSLLCDGKGWESVDTMPMAEKNLNAWLAELDAISKEVEAELVSRDIGCHLAEVMEPVNKVLFESRGFRRSPVIVDPKCSYLHSALSSGCASAILLSVIYIEVCRRLNLTIVGSRVGEEFLIWPPTGNPEELFKVTSGHSLFEVVNGKCVEDPRSKASDINSHSLLGLEIATNRDIIGIALANLIRLYWKRASRTNHGLMLTSPLRSVLKSEEKLNQDGSSDMPLLRPQELRLAIMASERLLILEPHNWSLRRDHGMLLYYKREYEAAVQELSICMAFAPEEEAEVLEPFVEKLHLMRLETSWKSLGQKGRLTIP; encoded by the exons ATGCTACGTGTTTCCATGGCTACTCCTCTGCTTATGCCGCGTTTGGGGAATTGTGGAAG GTATAGTTTTGATGGTCGTGGTGGATGTTGGAATGGTTATGGGAAAGAAAAGATGAGGACTACTGGAAATGCTGCAGCCAAGAAGACGAGGTTGAGCGTTTCGCCTCTCGCTTCTTCTGCGCTGGCAGAGTCCCGTCATTCGACTGCAGCCAACTTCTACAAGGAG GTTCTTGAAGCTGCTAGGGATAAATTTACGAGGGAGATTTCTTTTCAGTCTAAAGACGAAGATATCTCGCTTGCAAAG GCGCTACTTTATGTTGCGGCTGAGGATGAGGCGTTTTTGGCATTCAATCGCGAGATTGACATCTGTTCCGCCCACAATGAAAGGAGGGATACGTCACTGCTTTGTGACGGCAAAGGGTGGGAAAGCGTGGATACTATGCCAATGGCTGAGAAGAATCTAAATGCGTGGCTGGCAGAGCTGGATGCCATTTCAAAGGAAGTTGAAGCTGAGCTAGTTTCACGAGATATAGGATGCCATTTAGCCGAAGTTATGGAACCAGTGAACAAAGTTCTTTTTGAGTCGAGAGGCTTCAGAAGGTCACCTGTAATCGTGGATCCAAAGTGTTCGTATTTGCACTCTGCTTTGAGCTCTGGGTGTGCCAGTG CTATTTTGCTTAGTGTGATTTATATTGAGGTTTGCCGAAGGCTTAATCTGACCATTGTGGGATCTCGAGTTGGGGAAGAATTTTTGATATGGCCCCCAACAGGGAATCCTGAG GAGCTATTCAAAGTAACTTCAGGACACAGCTTGTTTGAGGTCGTCAACGGGAAGTGTGTGGAGGACCCTCGATCAAAGGCCTCTGACATAAACAGCCACTCACTCTTAGGGCTGGAAATTGCAACGAACCGAGATATAATTGGGATTGCCTTGGCGAATTTGATT AGGCTTTACTGGAAACGTGCTTCAAGAACAAACCATGGGTTGATGTTGACTTCTCCACTGAGATCTGTTCTTAAATCCGAGGAGAAGCTCAACCAAGATGGTAGTTCGGATATGCCTTTGTTGCGGCCTCAGGAGCTAAG GCTCGCCATCATGGCCTCGGAGAGATTGCTAATCCTTGAGCCGCACAACTGGTCTTTGAGAAGAGACCACGGCATGCTGCTGTACTATAAAAG AGAATACGAGGCTGCAGTCCAAGAGCTCAGCATCTGCATGGCTTTCGCACCAGAAGAGGAGGCGGAAGTCCTAGAGCCGTTTGTGGAAAAGCTGCACCTCATGCGGCTTGAGACGTCGTGGAAATCGTTGGGGCAGAAAGGTAGGCTAACAATTCCATGA
- the LOC121750152 gene encoding probable carotenoid cleavage dioxygenase 4, chloroplastic, with translation MDSLSSSFLPTFPTPSKNIHPTTAKTPTFPKISSVQIEDKPRATTKTPPPPPPQPPIKKAPPPTYNRAPPRKPPSLPASIFNAADSFINAFIDPPLKPSVDPRHVLSDNFAPVDELPPTECHVAEGSLPPSLDGAYIRNGPNPQFLPRGPYHLFDGDGMLHAIRISNGRATLCSRYVKTYKYKIERERGFPVIPNVFSGFNGLSASAARGAVTAARLISGQFNPANGIGLANTSLALIANRLHALGESDLPYSVKIDKNGEIHTLGRHDFDGKLFMSMTAHPKTDLETGETFSFRYGPAPPFLTYFRIDANGEKQPDVPIFSMTSPSFLHDFAITKKYAIFNEIQLGMNPMEMVAGGSPVAANPRKVPRIGILPRYATDESEMRWFEVSGFNTVHAINAWEEDGGDTVVVVAPNILSVEHTLERLDLIHASVEKLKINLNNGTVSRHPLSTRNLDFGVINPSFIARKNKYVYAAVGDPMPKVSGIVKLDVSVTEEDRRDCIVGSRMFGSGCFAGEPFFVAREPENPNADEDDGYVVTYVHDENKGESQFLVMYAKSPTLATVAAVRLPRRVPYGFHGLFVRESDLNKL, from the exons ATGgactctctctcttcttccttTCTCCCCACATTCCCAACACCCTCCAAAAACATCCACCCCACCACCGCTAAAACCCCAACTTTCCCAAAAATCTCATCAGTCCAAATCGAAGACAAGCCACGCGCCACCACCAAAACccccccgccgccgccgcctcagcCACCGATCAAGAAAGCTCCACCGCCCACCTACAATAGAGCCCCACCGCGAAAGCCGCCGTCTCTCCCGGCAAGCATATTCAACGCCGCCGACAGTTTCATCAACGCATTCATCGATCCTCCCCTCAAACCCTCCGTCGACCCGCGCCACGTCCTCTCCGACAACTTCGCCCCCGTCGACGAGCTCCCCCCCACCGAGTGCCACGTGGCGGAGGGCTCCCTCCCCCCCTCCCTCGACGGCGCCTACATCCGAAACGGCCCCAACCCCCAATTCCTCCCCCGAGGGCCCTACCACCTCTTCGACGGCGACGGCATGCTCCACGCCATCAGAATCTCCAACGGCCGAGCCACCCTCTGCAGCCGCTACGTCAAGACCTATAAATACAAAATCGAGCGGGAGAGGGGCTTCCCGGTCATCCCCAACGTCTTCTCCGGCTTCAACGGCCTCTCCGCCTCAGCCGCGCGCGGCGCCGTCACGGCGGCGCGGTTAATTTCCGGCCAATTCAATCCGGCAAACGGCATTGGCCTGGCTAACACGAGCCTAGCTCTGATCGCAAACCGCCTCCACGCGCTAGGCGAATCGGATCTGCCTTACTCTGTCAAAATTGACAAAAACGGCGAAATTCACACGCTCGGCCGCCATGATTTCGACGGCAAGCTTTTCATGAGCATGACGGCGCATCCGAAAACAGATCTCGAAACCGGCGAGACATTCTCGTTCCGGTACGGTCCGGCGCCGCCGTTCCTCACCTATTTCAGGATCGATGCGAACGGCGAGAAGCAACCGGATGTGCCGATTTTCTCAATGACTAGCCCCAGCTTTCTGCACGATTTCGCGATCACGAAGAAATACGCAATTTTCAACGAGATTCAGCTCGGGATGAATCCGATGGAGATGGTGGCCGGCGGATCCCCGGTGGCGGCGAACCCTAGAAAAGTGCCTAGGATCGGAATTCTGCCGAGGTACGCCACGGATGAGTCTGAAATGCGGTGGTTTGAGGTGTCGGGGTTCAATACGGTCCACGCGATCAACGCGTGGGAAGAAGACGGCGGCGACACCGTCGTGGTGGTGGCGCCGAACATACTCTCGGTGGAGCACACGCTCGAGAGGCTTGATCTCATCCACGCGTCGGTTGAGAAGCTCAAAATCAATCTGAATAACGGCACCGTTTCTCGCCACCCTCTCTCCACTAGAAATTTGGATTTTGGGGTCATTAATCCTTCTTTCATTGCCAGGAAAAACAA ATATGTATACGCTGCCGTAGGAGACCCAATGCCAAAGGTATCAGGGATAGTGAAGCTGGACGTGTCAGTGACGGAGGAGGATCGTCGTGATTGTATAGTGGGTAGCCGGATGTTCGGCTCGGGCTGCTTTGCTGGGGAGCCCTTTTTTGTGGCCCGAGAACCGGAGAATCCTAATGCCGATGAGGACGACGGATATGTGGTGACTTACGTCCATGATGAGAATAAAGGGGAGTCACAATTTTTGGTGATGTATGCTAAGTCTCCTACTCTAGCCACGGTGGCTGCCGTTAGGTTGCCCCGCCGCGTGCCCTATGGCTTCCACGGCCTTTTTGTCCGTGAAAGTGACCTTAATAAATTGTGA
- the LOC121750242 gene encoding uncharacterized protein LOC121750242 isoform X2, whose amino-acid sequence MRTTGNAAAKKTRLSVSPLASSALAESRHSTAANFYKEVLEAARDKFTREISFQSKDEDISLAKALLYVAAEDEAFLAFNREIDICSAHNERRDTSLLCDGKGWESVDTMPMAEKNLNAWLAELDAISKEVEAELVSRDIGCHLAEVMEPVNKVLFESRGFRRSPVIVDPKCSYLHSALSSGCASAILLSVIYIEVCRRLNLTIVGSRVGEEFLIWPPTGNPEELFKVTSGHSLFEVVNGKCVEDPRSKASDINSHSLLGLEIATNRDIIGIALANLIRLYWKRASRTNHGLMLTSPLRSVLKSEEKLNQDGSSDMPLLRPQELRLAIMASERLLILEPHNWSLRRDHGMLLYYKREYEAAVQELSICMAFAPEEEAEVLEPFVEKLHLMRLETSWKSLGQKGRLTIP is encoded by the exons ATGAGGACTACTGGAAATGCTGCAGCCAAGAAGACGAGGTTGAGCGTTTCGCCTCTCGCTTCTTCTGCGCTGGCAGAGTCCCGTCATTCGACTGCAGCCAACTTCTACAAGGAG GTTCTTGAAGCTGCTAGGGATAAATTTACGAGGGAGATTTCTTTTCAGTCTAAAGACGAAGATATCTCGCTTGCAAAG GCGCTACTTTATGTTGCGGCTGAGGATGAGGCGTTTTTGGCATTCAATCGCGAGATTGACATCTGTTCCGCCCACAATGAAAGGAGGGATACGTCACTGCTTTGTGACGGCAAAGGGTGGGAAAGCGTGGATACTATGCCAATGGCTGAGAAGAATCTAAATGCGTGGCTGGCAGAGCTGGATGCCATTTCAAAGGAAGTTGAAGCTGAGCTAGTTTCACGAGATATAGGATGCCATTTAGCCGAAGTTATGGAACCAGTGAACAAAGTTCTTTTTGAGTCGAGAGGCTTCAGAAGGTCACCTGTAATCGTGGATCCAAAGTGTTCGTATTTGCACTCTGCTTTGAGCTCTGGGTGTGCCAGTG CTATTTTGCTTAGTGTGATTTATATTGAGGTTTGCCGAAGGCTTAATCTGACCATTGTGGGATCTCGAGTTGGGGAAGAATTTTTGATATGGCCCCCAACAGGGAATCCTGAG GAGCTATTCAAAGTAACTTCAGGACACAGCTTGTTTGAGGTCGTCAACGGGAAGTGTGTGGAGGACCCTCGATCAAAGGCCTCTGACATAAACAGCCACTCACTCTTAGGGCTGGAAATTGCAACGAACCGAGATATAATTGGGATTGCCTTGGCGAATTTGATT AGGCTTTACTGGAAACGTGCTTCAAGAACAAACCATGGGTTGATGTTGACTTCTCCACTGAGATCTGTTCTTAAATCCGAGGAGAAGCTCAACCAAGATGGTAGTTCGGATATGCCTTTGTTGCGGCCTCAGGAGCTAAG GCTCGCCATCATGGCCTCGGAGAGATTGCTAATCCTTGAGCCGCACAACTGGTCTTTGAGAAGAGACCACGGCATGCTGCTGTACTATAAAAG AGAATACGAGGCTGCAGTCCAAGAGCTCAGCATCTGCATGGCTTTCGCACCAGAAGAGGAGGCGGAAGTCCTAGAGCCGTTTGTGGAAAAGCTGCACCTCATGCGGCTTGAGACGTCGTGGAAATCGTTGGGGCAGAAAGGTAGGCTAACAATTCCATGA